A single window of Nicotiana sylvestris chromosome 5, ASM39365v2, whole genome shotgun sequence DNA harbors:
- the LOC104224481 gene encoding uncharacterized protein, with amino-acid sequence MEKSKQVVGSSSSSFTTELFGPKEPSNSSLFGSVFGPPSTGLRRDPIHAVDKSISRTQEVGNQYGNAKYGTSDNGSKRSRGEKVEAACNFSSSIYYGGQDIYSPINTQPPCSQSNIVKKDGGGDGSNSASRGNWWQGSLYY; translated from the exons ATGGAGAAGTCAAAGCAAGTGGTTggttcctcttcttcttccttcacAACCGAACTCTTTGGACCTAAAGAGCCCTCAAACTCCTCCCTCTTTGGTTCCGTTTTTGGTCCACCTTCCACG GGACTTAGAAGAGATCCCATTCACGCTGTGGATAAAAGTATATCAAGAACACAAGAAGTAGGGAACCAATATGGCAATGCAAAATATGGGACTTCAG ATAATGGATCCAAAAGAAGCAGGGGAGAAAAAGTAGAAGCAGCATGTAATTTCAGCTCTTCTATCTATTATGGTGGCCAAGATATTTATTCTCCAATTAATACCCAGCCACCTTGCTCTCAGAGTAATATT GTGAAGAAAGATGGTGGAGGTGATGGTTCAAACTCTGCTTCAAGAGGAAATTGGTGGCAGG GATCACTGTACTACTAA